The sequence AACTCTATCCAGTTCTGTAGCATGACCTACTGACTCATGAATTTGAAGAACCATCTGACCAGGCATAATTACAAGATCAAACTCCCCTTCAGGTGCTGGTGGAGCATTAAGTAATTTATCTGCTTCTTCTGCTATTTTGAAAGCATTTTCCTTAAAGTCTTTCTTATCTATGACCTCAAATCCTCCCTGTAAATAGTTACCACCGTGACTTTCTGGATAAGATCGAACCTGAAGAATTCCATCCTTAAAGGTATAGACTGAATAACCTCCTCCTGAATGATAAATTACCTGGTGTATATCGTGACCATCAGTGGAAACAAAATATTTCTCTTCTTTAAAAAATCTTAAAAGGCAGTTTCTCAAAACAGCATACTTAGAATTTTTTAATATCTCATCTATCTCAAATAAGAAATTTAATTTTTCATCAAGAGGAACCTTGAAGGGGTCAATTTCAACATAAGAAAAATAATTCCCTCTTGAAGGTTCTTCCCTTACCAGTTTATATCCAAAGGAATTATATTTACTGGAAGCATCACATAGTTTTTTTGCAAGTTTTACAGTTTCAAAAACTTTTTCTTTACTAAAATCATTTGAAGCTGCAAAACCCATTCCTCCATTATGGAAAATTCTTATTCCGTATCCTCTATCTTCATCCCTTGCAAAAATTTCAAGGTTTCCATTTCTTAAAGAAATGAATTCAGATTCCTTTTCAACAATCCTTATTTCTCCATAGGAAACTTTCAAAATTTCAAAAACATTTAAAGCCTCATTTATAATTTCTCTCATTTAAAAAATTTTTATGGAGCCGAGGGGACTTGAACCCCTGACCTTCGGAGTGCGATTCCGACGCTCTCCCACCTGAGCTACGGCCCCTTGTCTATTATTATAAGACAAAAACCTTAACTGAAAGTAAAATAAATTAAAAGAACTTCAAATAAAACCCTTAATCTTGCATCTCCAAGAATACCAGTTGAGAAAATTAAAGGAAATAAAATAATTATTAAAAGAAAACTATCTTTAAAATTTTTTAATAATTTTTTAAAAAATAAAAAAATAAGTAAAATATGGAAAAAAATTGAAAATAAGAGTATAAAAACTCCCTTTAGTTCTAAAAAAATTATTCTTTCTTTAAAAATTTTTTCTAAGCCTTTTAAAATTTCCCCCCTAAAAAATAAATTAAAAACTTCTTGTTGAACTCCTTTAGCGATATCTTCTCCTCTTATATAAACTATAAGAGATTTCAATGAAATAGGTGAAAAAAGTGTATTAAAAGAAAAAACAAAGTGGGAAATTAAAAATTCCGGAAAGGTTCTTTTAAGTTCCTTTAAAGAAATTTTTATCATCCCGTAATAAATATCTCCTTCCTTAAAATTTTCTCCCAGTTCCTTTAAAAGTTCATCACTCATCTTTTCCCTTGCTTCACTGAAAGGAATTTTATCTTTTAAAGAAACAGAAAAAGGAATATAATAGGTAAAGAAACTGACAGGAATAACACTTGAAAAACCTAAAAATCTCACATTTTTGTAAATGATTAAAACCCATATAAAGGAAATCATCAAAGGAAAAATTAATATAAAAAAAGCCCTTTTAAATTCCCTTATAATAAGAAAATACATAAATAAAAATAATGGCAACAAAAGGGCAACAGGTTTTATATAAGGGAGAAGAGAGAGAATTAAAAGAGAAAAAAGAAACAGGTTTTCCTTTAAAAAAATATAAAGAAAAAAAAGAAAAAAACCAAAGAAAAAATCAGCTGTTGGTAAAAGAGAATGAAAATTTAAATTCGGAGAAAGAATAAAAAAAATTGAAAATAAATAAAAACTTTTCTTTTTCATTTTTTTATAAGAAAAAAAAAGCAAAATTATAGAAAGAATAACATTGATAACAAAATTAGTTAAAGGAGATTTATTTAATTTATAAAAAATTGAAAGAAAAAAAGGAAAAAGAGGAGTTCTATAAGTCTCAAATTTTCCATTTCTTATAAAACCTTTTCCCTCACATAAGTTTAAGGCAAGCTCATGATACTCTTTTGCATCTGAAACTGATTCAAGAATTCTTCTTGGCTCGTTCAAACCTTCAAGAATGTAAAAAATTCTTGTTATTAAAAGAAAAAAAATTATAAGAAAAAGAGTAAATCTATAATTCAGGATAATTTTCTTTATTCTTAACACAGTATTTTAAAAAAGCCTCATATGTCCAGGGCATCTTTTCTTTGAAAATTTTTAAAATACATTTTGCATATTCCCTTATTTCATATTGAGCATGAATATCAAGTCTTAATCTCAAAAAATTCATCAAGCTCCTCGCATTAACTGTCCAGTAAAACTGCGTATAAGTTGAGAGAGGACATACAATCCTTGCAATTTCCCTTGCTACCCCTCTTTCAAGAAGTTCTCTATAAACTTCAAAGGATTTTTCAAAAATATCCTGCATCTTTTTCAATAGCTCCTTTTCCTCCCTAATATCACCAAATTCACTCATCTGCTTATCCTTTTTTGATTGAACCCTTAACTTTTCTGGTAAATAATATTCATCTTTGTATTCAGTATATCTACCTGAAATTTCATTATAGGAACCCCATCTATGCCTGAACCACTGTCTGGCAACAAATATTGGACACTTCACATGAAATTTAAAAACCGAATGCTCAAAAGGTGTCATATGCTCATTTTCCATTAAATAAAATAAAAGCTTTTTATCCTTTTCTTCTCCTTTTAAACCCGAACCATAAGAAACTCTCGCAGATTGAACAACAGAATTATCACCTCCCATAAATTCAACAAGGCGTAAGAAACCTTTATCAAGAACTTTAAATTCCATTTTTAAATAGTTATTTTGCTCTATTTATTACTTCTTTTTCAATTAAAAAGGCAAAAATATGGAGTATCAATTCATGAACTTCCTGTATCCTTGGAGTCGAATTGGAAGGAACATTAATTAATACATCGCAAATTTCATGAACCGGTGGATTTTTATCTCCTGTAAGATAAATTATCTTTATTCCCATCTCCTTTGCCTTTTTACAGGCTCTGTTAACATTCTCTGATTTTCCTGATGTTGATATTGCTATTAAAGAATCACCTTCTTTTCCTAAAGCATCTATCTGTCTTGAAAAAACATTTTCAAAACCTGTATCATTAGAAATCGCTGTAAGAGACGATGTATCAGTGGTTAGTGCAATTGCTGCAAGTCCCTTTCTTTTATCAACCCTATATTTTCCAACAAGTTCAGCGGCAAAGTGCTGGGCTTGAGCAGCTGAGCCTCCATTTCCACATATTAAAATCTTTCCGCCACTTAATAGAGATTGAGTTAAAATTTTTACTGCCTCATTTATTAAAGTGGCAGAGTTTAAAATCTTTTTTTTAATTTCAATTGATTCTTCAATTTCGGATAAAATAAGGTCTATCATTTTAAAAAAGTAACTTTTAAGGATTTGAACCTCTTAAAACAAAAACCTTAAAAATTTCTCCCATAGCTTCAGGATTAATCAAGTAATTTAACTGACTGATTAGTTTAAGTCTTTCTTTACTTTTAAGTTCTCTTTCATATTCAAAAATTTCTTCTAAATAATTTTTTAAAAAATTACACAATTTTTCAATTTTAATAATTTCAAAGCCTGAAAGTTCAAATTTCCTCTTTAAAAAATCAATATTTAAAGTCCTTGTTATATCTTTTTCACCAATTTTATCATAAAAATTATAAGAAACAGAATGTTTTTTAAAAGCCCTTGCGGTTCCTTTTCTTATTTTCATAATCTCATTCAAACTTTCTGCGTAATCTAAAAAAATTAAAAATGATTCTTTAATTTTATCTTTAAGTTCCTTTAAAAAAATTATAATATCATCTGAATATTCAAAAATAGAATTATCAGGTATTTTATCCATAAAGTAATTTAAAAAACTATCATCATACCTTTTAAGGATTTCTTTTTTATTTTCAAGGTCAACCATAATTTCAAATATTTTACCACTCATTTTAACAAGTCTTCTGAAAGGAAAAGCGTCTAAAACTTCTATAATTATTATGAAACCTTTAAAATTTTTTATTTCTTTTAAAGAATCAAGAAAAATTACCTCTTTTAAATTTTTAAGTCTCTCCCTTGCAATTCTTAAAAGATTTTCTGAGGGTTCATAAAAGAAATATTTAATTTTCCTCATAATTTTCAAAAAATTTTCACAGAATATTCCCTCACCACCACCT comes from candidate division WOR-3 bacterium and encodes:
- the thyX gene encoding FAD-dependent thymidylate synthase, which encodes MEFKVLDKGFLRLVEFMGGDNSVVQSARVSYGSGLKGEEKDKKLLFYLMENEHMTPFEHSVFKFHVKCPIFVARQWFRHRWGSYNEISGRYTEYKDEYYLPEKLRVQSKKDKQMSEFGDIREEKELLKKMQDIFEKSFEVYRELLERGVAREIARIVCPLSTYTQFYWTVNARSLMNFLRLRLDIHAQYEIREYAKCILKIFKEKMPWTYEAFLKYCVKNKENYPEL
- a CDS encoding TldD/PmbA family protein encodes the protein MREIINEALNVFEILKVSYGEIRIVEKESEFISLRNGNLEIFARDEDRGYGIRIFHNGGMGFAASNDFSKEKVFETVKLAKKLCDASSKYNSFGYKLVREEPSRGNYFSYVEIDPFKVPLDEKLNFLFEIDEILKNSKYAVLRNCLLRFFKEEKYFVSTDGHDIHQVIYHSGGGYSVYTFKDGILQVRSYPESHGGNYLQGGFEVIDKKDFKENAFKIAEEADKLLNAPPAPEGEFDLVIMPGQMVLQIHESVGHATELDRVLGYEASYAGTSFATVDKLFKFKYASPIVNITADATYPKGLGTFGFDDEGTRAKKIYLIKEGVLSGYLSSRDTAIHINSESSGAARASSWNRIPIVRMTNINLEPGDKTLEELISDIKDGFLIDVNKSWSIDEKRLNFQFACEIGYRIKNGKLTGEIVRDPLYYGITPDFWNSCDGIGKDQILYGLLTCGKGEPGQSMHVGHASPPARFRKVRFGSGST
- a CDS encoding SAM-dependent methyltransferase, with the translated sequence MERIKGKVISFKDFMKEALYGEKGFYTKKEFLTGEKGDFITPSNFSLPLILSLKKFIEEKGKELNTYDILEIGGGEGIFCENFLKIMRKIKYFFYEPSENLLRIARERLKNLKEVIFLDSLKEIKNFKGFIIIIEVLDAFPFRRLVKMSGKIFEIMVDLENKKEILKRYDDSFLNYFMDKIPDNSIFEYSDDIIIFLKELKDKIKESFLIFLDYAESLNEIMKIRKGTARAFKKHSVSYNFYDKIGEKDITRTLNIDFLKRKFELSGFEIIKIEKLCNFLKNYLEEIFEYERELKSKERLKLISQLNYLINPEAMGEIFKVFVLRGSNP
- a CDS encoding SIS domain-containing protein codes for the protein MIDLILSEIEESIEIKKKILNSATLINEAVKILTQSLLSGGKILICGNGGSAAQAQHFAAELVGKYRVDKRKGLAAIALTTDTSSLTAISNDTGFENVFSRQIDALGKEGDSLIAISTSGKSENVNRACKKAKEMGIKIIYLTGDKNPPVHEICDVLINVPSNSTPRIQEVHELILHIFAFLIEKEVINRAK